A stretch of DNA from Mucilaginibacter daejeonensis:
CCTTATGGCTTACAAAACGGATGAAATCGTAATCGCTGGCCGTGTACGAGGTATTAAGTGGTATGTTGAATATGGTACCATCCTGCGTTTTGGCCTTAATGTCGATCTTCATATCGTCTACCGGTCCGCTAAAGCTGAAATCGCCGCTGCCAAAGGCCGTACCGTAGTACAGGCGGTTATCCTTAAAGGTGGTGTTGAGCGCCATCAGGTTGGTGGCCCTTACCTTAATGTCCAGCAGTGGGTTGGCAAAATCGCTCAGGTCGATCTTACCGTTGGCCACGCCCTTACCGCTGCGGCCATCGCTGATCTGCATGTTATCGATCTTGATCACGCTGTTGGTCACGCTCAGCTTATCATTGATAGTGTAAGGGACCTTCAGGTAATCTACCGTTACGCCGGTGTTGGCCAGGGTAAGCGTACCGTTGAGCTTAGGGTTCGATGGTGGCCCGGTCAACCGCAGGTCTGAGGAGATAGTACCCTTCAAATTGGATACCAGCGAACTTACGAATGGCTCGAAGATTACGGCCTCCGTCTGGTCCATGCGAACATCAAAATCGAGACTGGCCTCATTGTCCTTATCGCCCAGGTTGTACACCCCTGCAATGTTCATGGTCTCCAGCGCACGGTTCAATATGTTAAGCTTCACCTCGGCACGGTTGCGTTCTACATCAAGGTTCGATACCAGTTTAACATCGCCCACACGGGTCTTGTTCATCGATAACGAATCGATGCGCAGATCGGCCTCCGCCCCCGGCACTTTCAATACCGACGACAGCTTGACATCGCCATTCAAATGCCCGCCGAGCGTAACGCCCGCCGCCTTGGTGAGCTGGTTGAGCGTGGCCATGCTGAAGCTCTTGAAACTGACCTTCAATATATCCTCCGGACTGTCTGATATCAACCCATCAATGTGTACTTCCTGTATGCCGTTGCTGAGTTCGAAACCTTCTATACGCGTTTTTCCATCCAGCAAGCGGATACGTACCTGATCGGTGAGGCGCCAAGGCTGGCGCTCCAGTACCACGTCAGATGGGAGCAGCGTAAGCTTGGCGGTGGTATCGCGCCCAAAGGCCACCAGGCCGTAAAGGTCCAACTGGTTGGCGGCGTTCTTGTCAGACAGCTTAACGTTGAAGTTCAGGCTATCATTCCGCAAAAAGTTGGTGATGTTGATATCCTTTATGAACAAGCTATCGGTAATATCGATCTTACTTAATGATACGTTGGCGGTCAGTAGGCTGTCGGTGGTGTTCTCGTCCAGGATCAGATCATGCAGTACCATTTTATTGTACTTGATGGTACGGATCAAACCGCTTACCGATGCCGTATGTGTTGCCGTGTTAAATCGACTCACGATGGTACCCCCGTCAGGGATCTTTACCGCAGGTGCGAATAGCAGCAGGATGGGGTCAAGGTTCTTGAGGTCGATGCGGAGGTCGAAATCCTGTTTGCCGGGCGATGCGATCTGGGCGTTCAACGACGGTATATACTTTTTGGCCACCCCCTTGTAATACGAGGGAAGCGAGGCCAGGTCAATGGTGCCTTTCAAGTGCCCGTTGGCCATGTCGGATGCCAGGTCGATCACACGGTCCTTACCCGTGCCTGATGCTTTTACGCTGATGCTATCGATCACAAAGTTCTCGCGCGGGGTGGATATGCGGGTAGGGCTTAGGGTAATAAAGCCCTGAAGGTTGTTCAGGTCGTTACCGTGAAAGTTGGTTCTCAGATCGGTGCTCAGGGTAATGGTATCCTTCATCAGCCTGAGCTTGTTCAGCTTGGCATCACGTAAAGATGCCGTGAAATTATACTGCGGAAGCTTAGGATTCAGGTTAACGCTGCCATTAAGCTTGAGCTTAAAGTTGCGATCACTGATGCTGATCTTCCCCTTGGCGATCTGTTGTTTAAAGCCCACCACACCGTTAATGTTCTGGTACTGGTAGCCATTGTAATCAATATAAGCGATCCGGGCATCAACGCCAACGTTAAGGTTCTTCAATTCGTCGCCGCGGCCATCAACCTTAGCTTTTAGTGTGGTGCGGCCGAGCGTTCGATCATCCAACAAGGTGGCCAGGTCAAAGTTGGTGGTAGCTACCGTGCCCTTGTAGGCCGGTACGCCCTTGGCATCAAAACTCAGGCGCAGGTCAGGGTCTACACGGCCCAATGCGGTCTTGAAGGCGCCCCGTACCTTGAAGTTATTTTGGGTGCCGTTAAGCTGACCCTTGAAATTGATATTGCCCAGCTTGGCAAAAAAGTCGGGCATGCGCTGGCCGGGTGTGCCGGTAAAATGACTGTATAGGTAATCGAGGTCCTTTTTGTTGGAGGCCAGCTGATCAAAATCAAGCGATAGGTAAGTGTTGTCCCAGTCGGGCAATCCTTTCAGGTCAAAATCGCCACGCAGGTAGGTGCCTTGTGCTGCCGTAACGGTGAGGCCACGCGCTTTAATGTTGTTCACCATGCCGGTGGCACGCCCATCTATTCCCAATTCAAAATTGATATTCTCTAACGAGGAGGTAAAATACCCAATATCGGCCGATGACAGATGCGAGCTTTTGATCCGGGCATCCATGGTCACTTTATTCTCAAAGTCGCTGAAGTCGCCGAACGACTTGAACCGCATGCGGAAGTAATCCTTCAGATGCGAATTAGGTGTCACCAGGCGCATGTTCTGCACCACGATCTGGTTGGTATCTACAGTGGTGTTAGCCGTTAGCTCTTTAACAATGAAGCCGCTTCGCTTTTCGTTCAGGGACAGTTGCTTGACGTTGCCTTTAAAGAGGTGGTCCTTCAGGTTCATCCCGGTAACCTTTACGCTAAAGTTGGTCACGTCCAGATCATCAAAGTTCACCACGCCCGGGGTAGCGGTACGCACCAGGTCGTTCTTGTAAATGAAATGGAAATTCTTGATCGTGATCAGCCCGAAGTCCAGCTTCCAGGGCTTGCTCACTTTGGTGGTATCCTTGGGGCCGTTAAAATAATCGATAATGAACGCCAGGTTGGTGGTGCTGTCCTTGTACTGTTTGAGGTGGAAGCTGCCGTTATCGAGCTGTATGCGGTCGAAATTCAGTTCGCGCCTTTTGATGCTGTTGAATATGGAAAAACCTTTTAACTCTACCTCCAGCAATGGCGTGCGCAGCAGCGTGTCCTTCTGTTTATCCAACACATACAGGTCCTGCAATACTACCGACGAGAAAGGTTTAATGTAAAGGCTCTTGATATCTACCTTGGTATGCAGCTCATCAGAAAGGTACTTGGTGGCCTTACGGGCGGCCCAGG
This window harbors:
- a CDS encoding translocation/assembly module TamB domain-containing protein, which encodes MLILFQYKPVQTWAARKATKYLSDELHTKVDIKSLYIKPFSSVVLQDLYVLDKQKDTLLRTPLLEVELKGFSIFNSIKRRELNFDRIQLDNGSFHLKQYKDSTTNLAFIIDYFNGPKDTTKVSKPWKLDFGLITIKNFHFIYKNDLVRTATPGVVNFDDLDVTNFSVKVTGMNLKDHLFKGNVKQLSLNEKRSGFIVKELTANTTVDTNQIVVQNMRLVTPNSHLKDYFRMRFKSFGDFSDFENKVTMDARIKSSHLSSADIGYFTSSLENINFELGIDGRATGMVNNIKARGLTVTAAQGTYLRGDFDLKGLPDWDNTYLSLDFDQLASNKKDLDYLYSHFTGTPGQRMPDFFAKLGNINFKGQLNGTQNNFKVRGAFKTALGRVDPDLRLSFDAKGVPAYKGTVATTNFDLATLLDDRTLGRTTLKAKVDGRGDELKNLNVGVDARIAYIDYNGYQYQNINGVVGFKQQIAKGKISISDRNFKLKLNGSVNLNPKLPQYNFTASLRDAKLNKLRLMKDTITLSTDLRTNFHGNDLNNLQGFITLSPTRISTPRENFVIDSISVKASGTGKDRVIDLASDMANGHLKGTIDLASLPSYYKGVAKKYIPSLNAQIASPGKQDFDLRIDLKNLDPILLLFAPAVKIPDGGTIVSRFNTATHTASVSGLIRTIKYNKMVLHDLILDENTTDSLLTANVSLSKIDITDSLFIKDINITNFLRNDSLNFNVKLSDKNAANQLDLYGLVAFGRDTTAKLTLLPSDVVLERQPWRLTDQVRIRLLDGKTRIEGFELSNGIQEVHIDGLISDSPEDILKVSFKSFSMATLNQLTKAAGVTLGGHLNGDVKLSSVLKVPGAEADLRIDSLSMNKTRVGDVKLVSNLDVERNRAEVKLNILNRALETMNIAGVYNLGDKDNEASLDFDVRMDQTEAVIFEPFVSSLVSNLKGTISSDLRLTGPPSNPKLNGTLTLANTGVTVDYLKVPYTINDKLSVTNSVIKIDNMQISDGRSGKGVANGKIDLSDFANPLLDIKVRATNLMALNTTFKDNRLYYGTAFGSGDFSFSGPVDDMKIDIKAKTQDGTIFNIPLNTSYTASDYDFIRFVSHKDSTKVISNSNAFKGVTLNFDLSADEKTVVRITTDLGLLEGRGTANGLKLAINSLGDFDMKGDFLISSGKFEFTAKDFISKNFQVNQGGTIRWTGNPANAEINLKATYELRANISDLYAAAGFQSAQPRQELVQAQLNLTHTLTQPVISFDFNFPLNPSIKDELTTYLSDVNNRNQQALSLIVRRQFAPGTGSNINRQVMATASTAVSEFFFNKLNSYIAQSTNFKSLDLNIRSPSDASVAVRLFKDRVVLNGSIYNPNGTNDLFRSNSSNLFNTDSGSYTKDFNAEYLIRQDGQLRLRYSYRTLNSTTLTTFGNYRPQYVNGLGVVYQRDFDSFREFFRNLFTSPNRNNSRTRNGQSSQPGITTDGDPFDDDDK